Part of the Tenebrio molitor chromosome 4, icTenMoli1.1, whole genome shotgun sequence genome, GATAAAAGTCAATGCTGTGAGGGAAAACGATTTATTTCATTCAAAGCCAGTTTCTTTTGATAAATTCTTTGACAACAAACGTATATTTCTGTTTATGAGCATCGGAAATTGTGTGACCCATTATGGTTGTAATATCAATTTTGGTGAAATCTTGCTCTTCTGGTACAGGTGCAAAAATTGGGTAAAGCATGAAGCTCACGTGTGCAAACTGTGAATTTCTGGCTTCGTGGTCGATCTCTTCTTGAAGAGCTTTAAAAGTGAAAGGTGTCGTATCACACTTTAGCTGTTCCAGTACTGATGTGAAGGTTTTAAAATATAACTGGATCAAGTCGTCGTAGTGTTCTTTCACAACATGATCCTTCACGCTGctgaacaaaaagaaaacaatgtcCTTGGCGGGTGATCCGTAGGACATTACCTGATAGTCCACCATCATACTCTTCACGGGTTTGCCCTTTTCCAGTTTGACCAAGAAGTTATTCACCCAACAGTCGTTATGGACGATGATTGCAAAAGGTTCTCGAACTTCTTCTTGCGGTGTGAAAGTATTGTTGAACTTTTTAAGAATCCGTTCTTTCAGCGGTTTGAGTTCTTCTACGTCGTCAATCAATTTTTCTATTTGTGCCCTCATGGTTTGACGACCTTCCTCCGGCTCACTTAACGAAGCCATATACGGCTTAATTTCCTTTTCGAAAACGTAAGGTTTTTTCAACTTGAGGGCCAAAGGTACCGCGTGGAACTGTGCCAAATCGGTGATGATGAGTTTGGCCGCGTCCAAATCGAAGCCTTCTCTTCGTTCCAAGGTTGTGTAGTTTGCAACATTGAGATTTTCCAGAAGCAGAACTGCGTCTTTATCCACCTCGCCCTCGTCACAGTTCTTGTTCAGTCTGCTTCCGTAGTACTTCGGGACGAAATCGATCACTTGCTTGACACCGTGTTCCCTTTGGAAGTCTTGCAGCAGCGGAACTATGTTCTTGTAGAAAGCGATTTCGTTGCGGAACGTCACCGGagtgttgaatattttttggaTGTATTCGTTGGGTGGGACGGTCTTCGCGACCGCGTGGATTTCTTCATTTCCAGTTGGAGTGTTGATGGTGAGGTCAACACTCAACATCAAACTACCATAATTTTCACCAACTGCCGTCAAGCGTTTTATCTTGCGGTCCAC contains:
- the LOC138128141 gene encoding uncharacterized protein, whose amino-acid sequence is MNLEHINNIEDLIPLGETKKIVDRKIKRLTAVGENYGSLMLSVDLTINTPTGNEEIHAVAKTVPPNEYIQKIFNTPVTFRNEIAFYKNIVPLLQDFQREHGVKQVIDFVPKYYGSRLNKNCDEGEVDKDAVLLLENLNVANYTTLERREGFDLDAAKLIITDLAQFHAVPLALKLKKPYVFEKEIKPYMASLSEPEEGRQTMRAQIEKLIDDVEELKPLKERILKKFNNTFTPQEEVREPFAIIVHNDCWVNNFLVKLEKGKPVKSMMVDYQVMSYGSPAKDIVFFLFSSVKDHVVKEHYDDLIQLYFKTFTSVLEQLKCDTTPFTFKALQEEIDHEARNSQFAHVSFMLYPIFAPVPEEQDFTKIDITTIMGHTISDAHKQKYTFVVKEFIKRNWL